From the Candidatus Zixiibacteriota bacterium genome, one window contains:
- a CDS encoding ZIP family metal transporter: MIDWLSQFHPIQQALIGTLFTWFLTALGAALVFPARELSRRALDGMLGFAAGVMIAASFWSLLAPAIEMSGEMGYLPWVPAVVGFLLGAAFLRLIDRFLPHLHLFLPREKAEGIKTTWRRTTLLVLAITLHNIPEGLAVGVAFGAVAAGYDSATLGGAIALALGIGIQNFPEGTAVSMPLRREGMSLPRCFWYGQLSAVVEPIAGVFGAALVIIARPILPFALAFAAGAMIFVVIEELVPESQTKGHSHAATMGGILGFAVMMTLDVALG, encoded by the coding sequence ATGATCGACTGGCTCAGCCAATTCCATCCGATCCAACAGGCCCTTATCGGCACTCTGTTCACCTGGTTTCTAACAGCTCTTGGAGCGGCCCTGGTGTTTCCGGCTCGGGAGCTAAGCCGCCGCGCCCTCGACGGCATGCTCGGATTCGCGGCCGGCGTGATGATCGCCGCCAGTTTCTGGTCTCTTCTGGCGCCGGCGATAGAGATGTCCGGAGAAATGGGCTATCTCCCATGGGTTCCGGCAGTAGTCGGGTTTCTCCTGGGAGCGGCGTTTCTGCGTTTGATCGACCGCTTCCTCCCCCACTTACACCTTTTCTTGCCGCGTGAAAAAGCCGAGGGAATAAAGACCACCTGGCGGCGGACCACACTTCTGGTGTTGGCGATCACCCTCCATAATATCCCGGAAGGCCTGGCGGTGGGCGTGGCGTTCGGTGCGGTAGCTGCCGGTTACGATTCCGCAACTCTCGGCGGGGCCATCGCGCTCGCTCTCGGCATCGGCATTCAGAATTTCCCCGAGGGTACGGCGGTATCGATGCCGCTCCGCCGCGAGGGGATGTCCTTGCCAAGGTGCTTTTGGTACGGGCAACTGTCGGCGGTTGTGGAGCCGATCGCCGGCGTTTTTGGAGCCGCGCTGGTGATTATCGCCCGCCCCATTCTTCCCTTCGCGCTCGCCTTTGCCGCCGGGGCGATGATCTTCGTGGTTATCGAGGAGCTGGTTCCTGAATCGCAGACCAAAGGGCACTCACATGCGGCCACCATGGGTGGCATCCTGGGCTTCGCGGTGATGATGACACTCGACGTTGCCCTGGGCTGA
- a CDS encoding ferredoxin--NADP reductase codes for MAEKTLNALVTQRIEITPGLIKLRVVPQGWELPEFSPGQYATLGLPGTTPRIALAEPEERPPLDPSKMVMRAYSIASSSVAREFLEFYVGLVRTGSLSPRLFGLKPGDALWMSNRFRGMFTLAEVPEGFHAVLIATGTGVAPYMSMIRTEITQGLKRRFAVFHGAYHSSDLGYHSELTTLDAVSPNFTYIATLSHAHEEPVPWKGHQGFVQKLWNDRILDKVWGFRPGPDNTHVFLCGNPYMIEEMTEILLGEGFTSHSKGTPGQIHSEQFFVK; via the coding sequence ATGGCTGAAAAAACACTGAACGCTCTGGTTACCCAGAGAATCGAAATCACTCCCGGCCTTATCAAACTGCGGGTCGTGCCGCAGGGATGGGAATTGCCGGAGTTTTCGCCCGGCCAGTATGCCACTCTGGGCCTGCCCGGTACGACGCCGCGCATTGCGCTGGCGGAGCCGGAAGAACGGCCGCCGCTCGATCCGAGCAAAATGGTGATGCGGGCCTATTCGATCGCGTCTTCGTCGGTCGCGCGGGAGTTCCTTGAGTTCTATGTGGGCCTGGTGCGAACCGGATCGCTCTCGCCGCGCCTTTTCGGCCTCAAGCCGGGCGATGCGCTCTGGATGTCTAATCGCTTTCGCGGCATGTTCACATTGGCGGAAGTGCCCGAAGGGTTTCACGCTGTTCTTATCGCCACCGGCACCGGCGTGGCACCTTACATGAGCATGATTCGTACCGAAATCACCCAGGGACTCAAGCGCCGCTTTGCGGTGTTTCACGGGGCCTATCATTCGTCTGATCTGGGCTATCACTCTGAACTGACCACGCTGGACGCTGTCAGCCCGAATTTCACATACATCGCCACGCTCAGCCACGCCCACGAAGAACCGGTGCCCTGGAAAGGCCATCAGGGCTTTGTACAGAAACTCTGGAACGACCGAATACTGGACAAGGTATGGGGCTTCCGCCCTGGCCCGGACAATACACACGTATTCCTGTGCGGAAACCCATACATGATAGAAGAAATGACTGAAATCCTGCTTGGAGAGGGATTCACCAGCCATTCCAAGGGCACACCGGGGCAAATTCATTCCGAGCAGTTTTTCGTAAAATAG
- a CDS encoding rubredoxin, with protein MGRYVCDSCGWVYDPEHGVPELDIEPGLPFEDLPDEFACPECGAGKEELYPEELELR; from the coding sequence ATGGGAAGGTATGTTTGTGACTCCTGTGGGTGGGTTTACGATCCCGAGCATGGAGTCCCTGAGCTTGATATCGAGCCGGGTCTGCCGTTTGAGGACCTGCCCGATGAATTCGCTTGCCCTGAATGCGGCGCCGGTAAAGAAGAGTTGTACCCGGAAGAGCTGGAGCTGCGATAG
- a CDS encoding thiamine pyrophosphate-dependent dehydrogenase E1 component subunit alpha, translating into MPANTKSAGKTALAETGLSEQTLMGLYTNLLKTRLLDERFRKLFRQGRFAGTYFSAVGQEATTVGPTYGLRDDDIIAPSHREIGANVTKGVPIEIIAAQVYARGNSPDKGKSHPCHYGWRPKGVITPASTVAGQTIIGTGCAMAFRIQKKDNVVVAFFGEGSTARGGWHEALNYAGIYKLPIVYVCQNNLWAESVPATLAAGITDFADRAKAYGFPGVTIDGNDIVTVHKTAADAIAKARSGGGPTLIECKTYRWYGHSEIDPADYRAQEELEAWKKKDPVLRAEKLLTDLGLLTTEKREAMVEQISAEIDAAIDSVDKAPYSAPEEAYNDVYSAQFPVRRDEY; encoded by the coding sequence ATGCCTGCGAACACCAAATCTGCCGGCAAAACCGCGCTTGCTGAAACCGGGCTTTCCGAGCAGACACTGATGGGACTTTACACCAACCTGCTCAAGACCCGGCTGCTCGACGAGCGTTTTCGCAAGCTGTTTCGCCAGGGACGCTTTGCCGGAACCTACTTTTCTGCGGTCGGCCAGGAAGCGACGACAGTCGGCCCGACTTACGGACTTCGTGATGACGATATAATCGCGCCCTCGCACCGGGAAATCGGCGCCAACGTAACCAAGGGTGTGCCGATTGAGATAATCGCCGCCCAGGTGTACGCACGGGGCAACTCTCCGGATAAAGGCAAGAGCCATCCGTGCCATTACGGCTGGCGGCCGAAGGGCGTGATTACGCCGGCTTCAACAGTCGCCGGACAGACTATTATCGGCACCGGCTGTGCGATGGCTTTTCGTATTCAGAAGAAGGACAATGTGGTCGTGGCGTTTTTCGGCGAAGGTTCCACCGCTCGCGGCGGCTGGCATGAGGCGCTGAACTACGCCGGCATTTACAAGCTGCCGATCGTGTACGTCTGCCAGAATAATCTATGGGCCGAATCGGTCCCGGCCACGCTGGCCGCAGGGATCACTGATTTTGCTGATCGCGCCAAGGCCTATGGTTTCCCCGGGGTAACGATCGACGGCAACGACATTGTCACGGTCCACAAGACGGCTGCTGACGCAATTGCCAAGGCCCGCAGCGGCGGCGGCCCGACCCTGATCGAGTGCAAAACCTACCGCTGGTACGGCCACTCCGAAATCGACCCGGCCGACTATCGCGCTCAGGAAGAGCTCGAAGCGTGGAAGAAGAAAGATCCGGTTCTGCGCGCTGAAAAACTGCTTACGGATCTTGGACTGCTCACCACGGAGAAGCGGGAGGCCATGGTCGAGCAGATCAGCGCCGAGATCGATGCGGCGATTGACTCGGTCGATAAGGCGCCATACTCCGCACCGGAGGAAGCGTACAACGACGTCTACTCGGCGCAGTTTCCCGTTCGCCGGGATGAATACTAA